One genomic window of Planctomycetia bacterium includes the following:
- a CDS encoding Gfo/Idh/MocA family oxidoreductase: MARSPRKTTAQTPRRDFLKASTTAIAAATFGSSFVISGTKSSGRAIGANERVRVAVAGLNGRGHAHTGAYFNMADVEVAYLVDPDTRTYAKHLSKIDEKKRTDKPQQVQDIRKALDDKNVDAVSIATPNHWHALMTIWACEAGKDVYVEKPCSHNIHEGRIAVEAARKHNRIVQHGTQNRASKAWSELAVAVKAGTFGKLVVSRGLCYKPRKSIGMKPVTPAPAEIDFNLWLGPAPEQPHHGNLVHYNWHWFWDFGNGDFGNQGVHQADIARWMIPGATLPKSVVSVGGRVGYMDQGQTPNTQINLYD, translated from the coding sequence ATGGCACGCTCTCCTCGCAAGACCACCGCGCAAACTCCCCGTCGCGATTTCCTGAAGGCCTCGACCACGGCGATCGCGGCCGCGACGTTCGGCTCGAGCTTCGTCATCAGCGGCACGAAATCGTCGGGTCGCGCGATCGGAGCCAACGAGCGCGTGCGGGTCGCCGTCGCCGGCTTGAACGGCCGAGGCCATGCGCACACCGGCGCATATTTCAACATGGCCGATGTCGAGGTCGCCTACCTCGTCGATCCCGACACGCGAACCTACGCCAAGCATCTCTCGAAGATCGACGAGAAGAAGCGGACCGACAAGCCGCAACAAGTACAAGACATTCGTAAGGCGCTCGACGACAAGAACGTCGATGCCGTCTCGATCGCGACGCCGAACCACTGGCACGCGCTGATGACCATCTGGGCCTGCGAGGCCGGCAAAGACGTCTACGTCGAGAAGCCTTGCAGCCACAACATTCACGAAGGGCGCATCGCCGTCGAAGCCGCGCGGAAGCACAACCGCATCGTGCAGCACGGGACGCAGAATCGGGCCTCGAAGGCGTGGAGCGAACTGGCCGTGGCCGTGAAGGCGGGCACGTTCGGCAAGCTCGTCGTCTCGCGCGGGCTCTGCTACAAGCCACGCAAAAGCATCGGGATGAAACCGGTTACGCCGGCGCCGGCCGAAATCGATTTCAATCTCTGGCTCGGCCCCGCTCCGGAGCAACCGCACCACGGCAACCTCGTGCATTACAACTGGCACTGGTTCTGGGATTTCGGCAACGGCGACTTCGGCAACCAAGGGGTGCATCAAGCCGACATCGCCCGTTGGATGATTCCCGGCGCGACGTTGCCGAAGAGCGTCGTCAGCGTCGGTGGTCGGGTCGGCTACATGGATCAAGGCCAAACCCCGAACACGCAGATCAACCTCTACGATTT
- a CDS encoding TolC family protein, producing MTMPSVTTEPCAARRQRLHVALFFSCALGLLFSSAGGCTRTYYRQQADREVTHILDQKNMPGRWGLPNFRLEYDPRSRYFDPTNPDHPPMPPDDPNSHVFMHVVDGMKGARNYHVDGDLKAVQSPYWRQQLATYADVDDDGTVNLTLNGAVRMAIVNEPDYRQQLEELYFSALDVSTERFRFDTQFFGGINPLLYTQQAKNAPSAGGLSRSTLGINDNLRFQRQFAAGGQLFVGFINTIVWQFAGPDTNSNTTILNFSLIQPLLRAGGRRFILEQLTIVERGMLANLRAFERYRQGFYTNLAVGDGGTTGAQRRGGFFGGTGLTGFTGQGSTGFGGVGDATGFGRGGTGNAVGGGTVGSGFAGGGAGTIGGYIGLLQQTQQIRNSRQNLNAQLRTLKLLLANLEAGTIDIAQVDQFRQNIETAKATLLQSEITRDNATETYVRTLIGLPPDLPMALDDELIRQFQFIDPKTNALYERVEDFVDELGNLPLTPDLDILTMALDRLEAFRKETAVNLNLIRDDLKRWEAGRDARRQTMTAEESAIFDADLVKSKATFADLEAAFGLNAAEAVKLRATLAPATRKQTTDSLVVTAKGLASLIQESSLVQVRSRLESVTLNPIALDPQLGLQIARANRLDWMNNRAALVDSWRLIAYNARSLLSTLNITIDGNLSTRGDNPVKFQSSTGTLRAGLQFDAPFTRLVERNNYRSALIEYQRDRRTYIQYEDTVNQSLRQTLRTLKQLEVNLEIQRRAVVIAARRVDQTREVLSKPPDPVQPGTAAAGLGPTAALNLLTALNDLQGSQNNFMSVWLNHYASRMILVRELGLMQLDDNNLWIDRPLDELLANAEMCPPEELPPDVPQQWYEALDRLPPTGEEVPSDAAGGTANELPAPRRRDFDVDPDAGGDLMPAIPKPPVLPPPQQQQQLPRLNSPSGEPATPPARGARRTTHEPKTADVAPAGPLRTASKTRIVSEEELAPPSEGTVERVVEPPAPLKPARSGQALFGSPPPP from the coding sequence ATGACTATGCCTAGCGTCACTACCGAGCCATGCGCCGCACGCCGGCAACGACTGCACGTCGCGCTGTTTTTCAGTTGCGCGCTCGGCCTACTTTTTAGCAGCGCCGGCGGCTGCACGCGAACGTACTATCGCCAGCAAGCCGATCGGGAAGTCACGCACATCCTCGATCAGAAGAACATGCCGGGCCGTTGGGGTCTGCCGAACTTCCGGTTGGAATACGATCCGCGCAGTCGCTACTTCGACCCGACGAATCCCGATCATCCGCCGATGCCTCCCGACGATCCCAACTCACACGTCTTCATGCACGTCGTCGACGGCATGAAGGGGGCGCGCAACTATCACGTCGACGGCGATTTGAAGGCGGTGCAGAGTCCCTACTGGCGCCAACAACTCGCCACCTACGCCGATGTCGACGACGACGGCACCGTAAACCTCACGCTCAACGGCGCCGTGCGGATGGCGATCGTCAACGAGCCCGACTATCGTCAGCAATTGGAAGAGCTGTACTTCTCGGCGCTCGACGTCAGCACGGAGCGTTTCCGTTTCGACACGCAATTCTTCGGCGGCATCAACCCGCTACTCTACACGCAACAAGCGAAGAACGCCCCGAGCGCCGGCGGTCTCTCCCGCAGCACGCTCGGCATTAACGACAACCTGCGTTTCCAGCGCCAGTTCGCCGCAGGCGGTCAATTGTTCGTCGGCTTCATCAACACGATCGTGTGGCAATTCGCCGGCCCGGATACGAACTCGAATACGACGATTCTCAATTTCAGTTTGATTCAGCCCCTCTTGCGCGCCGGCGGACGGCGCTTCATTCTCGAGCAGCTCACGATCGTCGAGCGCGGGATGCTCGCCAACTTGCGCGCCTTCGAGCGCTATCGGCAAGGCTTCTACACCAATCTCGCGGTCGGCGACGGCGGCACGACCGGTGCCCAACGCCGCGGCGGGTTCTTCGGCGGCACAGGCCTTACCGGGTTCACAGGCCAAGGCTCGACCGGCTTCGGCGGCGTCGGCGATGCGACCGGCTTCGGTCGCGGCGGAACCGGCAACGCCGTCGGCGGCGGAACGGTCGGCTCCGGGTTTGCCGGCGGCGGGGCGGGAACCATCGGCGGCTACATCGGATTGCTCCAGCAGACGCAGCAGATCCGTAACTCGCGTCAAAACCTAAATGCCCAACTCCGCACGCTCAAGCTGCTGCTCGCCAACCTCGAAGCCGGCACGATCGACATCGCGCAGGTCGATCAATTCCGCCAGAACATCGAAACCGCGAAAGCGACGTTGCTGCAAAGCGAGATCACGCGCGACAACGCGACGGAGACCTACGTTCGCACGTTGATCGGCCTTCCTCCCGATCTGCCGATGGCGCTCGACGATGAATTGATTCGCCAATTCCAGTTTATCGATCCCAAGACCAACGCGCTCTACGAACGGGTCGAAGACTTCGTCGACGAACTCGGCAACTTGCCCCTCACGCCCGACCTCGACATTCTCACGATGGCCCTCGACCGGCTCGAAGCGTTCCGCAAGGAAACGGCCGTCAATCTCAACTTGATTCGCGACGACTTGAAGCGCTGGGAAGCCGGGCGTGATGCGCGCCGGCAAACGATGACCGCCGAAGAGAGTGCGATCTTCGACGCCGATCTCGTTAAGAGCAAAGCGACGTTCGCCGATCTCGAAGCGGCCTTCGGCCTCAACGCCGCCGAAGCGGTCAAGCTGCGAGCCACGCTCGCGCCCGCCACGCGCAAGCAAACGACCGACTCGCTCGTCGTCACGGCGAAGGGGCTGGCATCGTTGATTCAGGAATCGTCGCTGGTGCAAGTCCGGTCGCGGCTCGAATCGGTGACGCTCAACCCGATCGCGCTCGATCCGCAGCTCGGGCTGCAAATCGCGCGGGCGAACCGTCTCGATTGGATGAACAACCGCGCCGCGCTCGTCGACTCTTGGCGCTTGATCGCGTACAACGCCCGTTCGCTCCTCTCGACCTTAAACATCACGATCGACGGCAACCTCTCGACGCGCGGCGACAACCCGGTAAAGTTCCAGTCGTCGACCGGTACGCTCCGGGCCGGCTTGCAGTTCGACGCTCCGTTCACGCGGCTCGTCGAACGAAACAACTATCGCTCGGCGTTGATCGAGTACCAGCGTGATCGCCGGACGTATATTCAATACGAAGATACGGTGAACCAATCGTTGCGGCAGACGCTCCGGACGTTGAAGCAACTCGAAGTGAATCTCGAAATCCAGCGCCGCGCCGTGGTCATCGCCGCGCGCCGCGTCGATCAGACGCGCGAAGTGTTGAGCAAGCCGCCCGACCCGGTACAGCCGGGCACCGCCGCAGCCGGCCTCGGCCCGACCGCGGCCTTGAACCTCTTAACCGCGCTCAACGACTTGCAGGGCTCGCAGAACAACTTCATGAGCGTATGGCTCAACCACTACGCCTCGCGCATGATCCTCGTGCGCGAGCTCGGCTTGATGCAACTCGACGACAACAATCTCTGGATCGATCGCCCGCTGGACGAACTGCTGGCGAACGCCGAGATGTGTCCGCCTGAGGAACTACCGCCCGACGTGCCGCAACAATGGTACGAAGCGCTCGACCGGTTGCCGCCGACGGGAGAAGAAGTTCCCAGCGACGCCGCCGGTGGAACGGCGAACGAACTCCCTGCGCCGCGCCGTCGCGACTTCGACGTCGACCCCGACGCCGGGGGCGATCTGATGCCGGCGATTCCGAAACCACCCGTGCTTCCGCCGCCGCAACAGCAGCAACAGTTGCCGCGACTCAACTCCCCGAGCGGCGAGCCGGCTACGCCTCCCGCGCGCGGCGCGCGCCGCACCACGCACGAACCGAAGACCGCCGACGTAGCGCCCGCCGGGCCGCTGCGCACGGCATCGAAGACGCGCATCGTTTCGGAAGAAGAGCTCGCGCCGCCGAGCGAGGGCACCGTCGAGAGAGTCGTGGAACCGCCCGCGCCGCTTAAGCCGGCCCGATCGGGACAGGCTTTGTTCGGCTCACCGCCGCCGCCTTAA
- a CDS encoding methyltransferase domain-containing protein has translation MADSERKPTTTAEDWQRRYELEETPWDSGRVEVELRRLIESGELIADANGSGRAIELGCGTGTNVVYLAEQGFTTTGIDFAPPAIARAATRASQATFTPPLRAPTFLTADVTKLDAVAKPDGVTGPFDFLFDRGCYHCIRRAGQLSGYLATVRRLMPAGSRLLILAGNPDAGEVGGPPKVTAAELAGDFEKICRIDRLVARRFEESDGSSGPLGWSLLMTRR, from the coding sequence ATGGCCGATTCCGAACGAAAACCGACGACGACTGCGGAAGATTGGCAACGCCGCTACGAGTTGGAAGAAACCCCTTGGGATAGCGGTCGCGTCGAGGTCGAGCTTCGTCGGTTGATCGAGAGCGGCGAACTGATAGCAGATGCGAACGGATCTGGGCGTGCGATCGAGCTCGGCTGCGGCACCGGAACGAACGTGGTGTATCTCGCAGAGCAAGGCTTCACGACCACCGGCATCGACTTCGCGCCACCGGCGATCGCGCGAGCCGCTACGCGTGCTTCGCAAGCTACGTTCACGCCGCCGCTGCGCGCACCGACGTTCCTTACGGCCGATGTGACGAAGCTCGATGCGGTTGCGAAGCCCGACGGAGTCACCGGCCCATTCGATTTTCTGTTCGATCGAGGCTGTTACCACTGCATCCGTCGCGCGGGCCAACTCAGCGGCTATCTGGCGACCGTGCGGCGGTTGATGCCGGCCGGTTCGCGGCTACTGATCCTTGCCGGCAATCCCGACGCCGGCGAAGTGGGCGGGCCACCGAAAGTGACTGCCGCGGAACTCGCCGGCGACTTCGAGAAAATCTGCCGCATCGATCGTTTGGTTGCGCGACGTTTCGAAGAGTCCGATGGCTCGTCCGGCCCGCTCGGCTGGAGCTTGCTGATGACGCGCCGCTAA
- the ettA gene encoding energy-dependent translational throttle protein EttA, whose product MGTHYIYQIQGLNKKFGTRELLKDIWLSFYPGAKIGVLGKNGSGKSTLLKIMAGLDKEFEGEAKLTDGYSVGYVAQEPKLNPDKDVWGNVQEAVQSTRDILNRFDEINAKLGEPMDADKMDKLLAEQSRVQDKIDLLNAWELDRQVEIAMDAMQLPPSDAPVATLSGGERRRVALCKMLLWKPDLLLLDEPTNHLDAESVNWLERHLAAYTGTVVAVTHDRYFLDNVAQYILEIERGRGYPFEGNYSSWLVQKQVRLEKEEGEAATRRKTLARELEWIRMSPKARQAKSKARITAYEKLAAESVEEKEGEFEMQIPPGKKLGELVIEAKNITKSYGDRVLIDNLSFRLPPGGIVGVIGPNGAGKTTLFRMLVGQEAPDSGELKVGETVQLGYVDQNRDALDPNKTVWEEISDGLDNIDMGGKRIASRAFVARLNFGGSDQQKLVGTLSGGERNRVHLAKLLRRGSNVLLLDEPSNDLDVDTLRALEEAIQNYSGCVVVISHDRWFLDRLATHILAFEGDGYVHWCEGNFQTYEEQRKRRLGQNEDEPARFKYKKLAH is encoded by the coding sequence ATGGGCACTCACTACATTTATCAGATCCAAGGCCTCAATAAAAAGTTCGGCACGCGCGAGCTGCTCAAGGATATTTGGCTCTCGTTTTATCCCGGCGCCAAGATCGGCGTGCTCGGCAAGAACGGCTCCGGAAAAAGTACGCTGCTCAAGATCATGGCCGGGCTCGATAAAGAGTTCGAAGGGGAAGCCAAGCTTACCGACGGCTATTCCGTCGGCTACGTCGCCCAAGAGCCGAAGCTGAATCCCGACAAAGACGTTTGGGGCAACGTGCAGGAAGCGGTGCAATCGACGCGCGACATCTTGAACCGCTTCGACGAAATCAACGCGAAGCTCGGCGAGCCGATGGACGCCGACAAGATGGACAAGCTCCTCGCCGAGCAATCCCGCGTGCAAGACAAGATCGACCTCTTGAACGCTTGGGAACTCGATCGGCAAGTCGAGATTGCGATGGATGCGATGCAATTACCTCCGAGCGATGCCCCGGTCGCGACTCTCTCGGGCGGCGAGCGGCGGCGCGTGGCCCTTTGCAAGATGCTGCTTTGGAAGCCCGACCTACTGCTGCTCGATGAGCCGACGAACCACTTGGATGCCGAGAGCGTCAACTGGCTCGAGCGCCACTTGGCCGCCTACACCGGTACGGTCGTCGCCGTGACGCACGATCGCTACTTCCTCGACAACGTTGCGCAGTACATCCTCGAAATCGAGCGCGGCCGAGGCTACCCGTTCGAAGGAAATTACTCGAGCTGGCTCGTGCAGAAGCAAGTTCGCCTGGAGAAGGAAGAAGGAGAAGCCGCCACGCGGCGCAAAACTTTGGCCCGCGAACTCGAATGGATTCGCATGTCTCCCAAGGCGCGGCAAGCGAAGAGCAAGGCCCGCATCACCGCTTATGAAAAGCTCGCCGCGGAGTCCGTCGAGGAGAAGGAAGGCGAATTCGAAATGCAGATCCCGCCGGGCAAGAAGCTCGGCGAGTTGGTGATCGAAGCGAAGAACATCACGAAGTCGTACGGCGATCGGGTGCTGATCGATAACCTCAGCTTCCGCCTGCCGCCGGGCGGAATCGTCGGCGTCATCGGCCCCAACGGCGCCGGCAAGACGACTCTGTTCCGCATGCTTGTCGGCCAAGAAGCGCCTGATTCCGGCGAACTCAAAGTCGGCGAGACGGTGCAACTCGGCTACGTCGATCAGAACCGCGACGCGCTCGATCCGAACAAGACCGTGTGGGAAGAAATCTCCGACGGTCTCGACAATATCGACATGGGCGGCAAGCGGATCGCCTCGCGGGCGTTCGTCGCGCGTCTCAATTTCGGCGGCTCCGACCAGCAGAAGCTCGTAGGAACGCTCTCCGGCGGCGAGCGCAACCGCGTGCATTTGGCGAAGCTCCTCCGTCGCGGCTCAAACGTCTTGCTGCTCGACGAACCATCGAACGATCTCGACGTCGACACGCTCCGCGCGCTCGAAGAAGCGATCCAAAACTACTCCGGCTGCGTCGTCGTGATCTCCCACGATCGCTGGTTCCTCGATCGCCTCGCCACGCACATCCTCGCCTTCGAGGGAGACGGCTATGTGCATTGGTGCGAAGGGAATTTCCAAACGTACGAAGAGCAACGGAAGCGCCGCCTCGGCCAGAACGAAGACGAACCGGCCCGCTTCAAGTATAAGAAACTCGCGCACTAG
- a CDS encoding SRPBCC family protein, with product MAESKTPDVIGPKPKFMYVIYIRTTAAKLWQALVDPELTRRFWVETWQDCAWKVGASWKLMIPDGRVGDSGEVLEIEPEKRLVLSWRNEFQPHLKAEGYSRMTYVLETMGEVVKLTVTHDIDLPNSKLIEGVSGGWPMILSSLKSLLETGESLEATRSWPKGM from the coding sequence ATGGCTGAATCGAAAACGCCCGACGTGATCGGTCCGAAGCCGAAGTTCATGTACGTCATCTACATTCGCACGACCGCCGCGAAGCTGTGGCAAGCGCTCGTCGATCCGGAACTCACGCGGCGATTCTGGGTCGAAACATGGCAAGACTGCGCGTGGAAAGTCGGCGCGTCGTGGAAGCTGATGATTCCCGACGGCCGAGTCGGCGACAGCGGCGAGGTGTTGGAAATCGAACCGGAGAAGCGGCTCGTCCTCTCCTGGCGCAACGAATTCCAACCACACTTGAAGGCCGAAGGCTACTCGCGCATGACCTATGTTCTGGAAACGATGGGAGAAGTCGTCAAACTTACCGTGACGCACGACATCGACCTCCCGAACTCGAAGCTCATCGAAGGGGTCTCCGGCGGCTGGCCGATGATCCTCTCGAGCCTCAAGAGCTTGCTCGAAACGGGCGAGTCGCTCGAAGCGACCCGCTCGTGGCCGAAAGGAATGTGA
- a CDS encoding DUF3124 domain-containing protein — translation MLFKIGERLHAAPVVLADPPIRELLNRQGIEIIQAGGLGANFIVAWQADAEVK, via the coding sequence GTGCTTTTTAAGATCGGCGAGCGCTTGCACGCGGCACCGGTCGTACTTGCCGATCCACCGATTCGCGAGCTCTTGAATCGGCAGGGGATTGAGATAATACAGGCCGGCGGGCTCGGCGCGAACTTCATCGTCGCGTGGCAAGCCGATGCCGAAGTGAAATAG
- a CDS encoding glycosyltransferase has translation MNDRSDSAPLRVSVCIPTCARSTLLGRAIASVLAQSQLPFEILIGDDSEDDETAEFIRHLQDDAGVPLRLFRNRPALGLGRNIANLFANVRAEAILLLHDDDTVEPKAIETLSQALAQDGVIVAFGRSWIVDGSGQKNTKRTEDLNRYYHRREKYRGLIHDTLTSAVVQQMPDSGFMIRTKAAHKASYAWAARYRNACGFVYNVELAQRAEGAFYFCDEYLHCYHLTEGSLSKSPRGNSAVMAFAYADSLRDKVPNQELYRKWMLERSTVAIGQAAKLGLLSQGWRWFFGPYHRRKIASVSGCKSAVKLLWAFLRGRHHDGQKPVIPSLEAEPRDEAALQNSRKSIDEFVTADSGAHKIL, from the coding sequence ATGAACGACAGATCGGATAGCGCGCCGCTGCGAGTCTCCGTTTGCATTCCGACCTGCGCGCGCTCCACGCTGTTAGGCCGCGCGATCGCATCCGTGCTTGCCCAGTCGCAGCTCCCTTTCGAGATCTTGATCGGCGACGACTCCGAAGACGACGAGACGGCCGAATTCATTCGTCATTTGCAAGACGATGCAGGTGTCCCCTTACGCCTGTTTCGCAATCGACCCGCCCTGGGGCTAGGGCGCAACATCGCCAACCTTTTTGCGAACGTCCGAGCGGAAGCCATCTTGCTGCTCCACGACGACGACACGGTGGAGCCGAAAGCGATCGAGACGCTGTCGCAGGCGCTCGCGCAAGACGGCGTGATCGTCGCGTTCGGCCGAAGTTGGATCGTCGACGGATCAGGCCAGAAGAACACGAAACGAACGGAAGATTTGAATCGCTACTACCACCGCCGCGAGAAATACCGCGGACTCATTCACGACACGCTGACCAGTGCCGTGGTGCAGCAGATGCCGGACTCCGGCTTCATGATTCGGACTAAGGCGGCCCACAAAGCTTCCTATGCATGGGCCGCGCGCTATCGAAACGCGTGCGGTTTCGTTTACAACGTAGAACTTGCGCAACGGGCCGAAGGTGCGTTCTACTTCTGCGATGAGTACCTGCACTGTTATCACCTTACCGAAGGCTCGCTCAGTAAATCTCCGCGGGGAAATTCGGCGGTGATGGCCTTCGCGTATGCCGACTCGTTGCGGGACAAAGTTCCGAATCAAGAACTCTATCGGAAGTGGATGCTCGAACGTTCGACGGTCGCGATCGGCCAAGCGGCGAAGCTCGGTCTGTTGTCGCAGGGTTGGCGCTGGTTTTTCGGCCCTTACCATCGCCGCAAAATAGCCTCGGTTTCAGGCTGCAAATCGGCCGTGAAGCTTCTCTGGGCTTTCCTGCGCGGTCGCCATCACGACGGCCAAAAGCCGGTGATCCCCAGCCTCGAAGCAGAACCTCGCGACGAAGCAGCGCTGCAGAACAGTCGCAAAAGCATCGATGAATTCGTAACGGCCGACTCCGGTGCGCATAAGATCCTCTAA
- the floA gene encoding flotillin-like protein FloA (flotillin-like protein involved in membrane lipid rafts), whose translation MPVLFGADTTNALVIIGLIVVIIIFLILFLVFAKYFRLWIQSVTTGAGIGIWDLVGMTFRKVRPDVIVRSKIMAVQAGLGEETGLTSKALEAHYLAGGNVALVIRAIMAANKAKNIPLDFRLATAIDLAGRNVLEAVQTSVYPKVIDCPGANSGKESLDAVAKNGIQLKVKARVTVRANIRQLIGGATEETIIARVGEGIVSAIGSSAKHSDVLENPDRISKAVLARRLDSQTAFEIVSIDIADIDVGDNVGARLQADQAEADTRVARANAEGRRAMAVAEEQENIAEIEQSRAKVTEAEAQVPKAIADAIRSGKLSIMDYYKLRNVQADTDMRSSIAAAGNPRNMQRAPS comes from the coding sequence ATGCCCGTCCTTTTCGGTGCCGATACGACGAACGCCTTAGTGATCATCGGGCTGATCGTCGTCATCATCATTTTCCTGATCCTGTTTTTGGTCTTCGCCAAATACTTTCGGCTCTGGATCCAATCGGTCACGACCGGCGCAGGGATCGGCATTTGGGATCTCGTCGGCATGACGTTTCGCAAGGTTCGGCCCGACGTGATCGTGCGCAGCAAGATCATGGCGGTGCAGGCCGGTCTGGGCGAAGAAACCGGCCTGACCAGCAAGGCGCTCGAGGCCCACTACCTTGCCGGCGGCAACGTGGCGCTCGTGATTCGCGCTATCATGGCGGCCAATAAAGCGAAGAATATCCCTCTCGATTTCCGGCTTGCCACGGCCATCGATCTCGCCGGCCGCAACGTGCTCGAAGCCGTGCAGACGAGCGTCTATCCGAAAGTGATCGACTGCCCCGGCGCGAACTCCGGCAAGGAATCGCTCGACGCTGTCGCGAAGAACGGGATCCAACTCAAAGTGAAGGCCCGCGTCACCGTGCGCGCGAACATTCGCCAGTTGATCGGCGGAGCGACGGAAGAGACCATTATCGCCCGCGTCGGCGAAGGGATCGTCAGCGCGATCGGCTCGTCGGCGAAACATAGCGACGTACTCGAGAATCCCGACCGCATCTCGAAGGCGGTGCTCGCCCGCCGGCTCGATTCGCAAACCGCGTTTGAGATCGTCTCGATCGACATCGCCGATATCGACGTCGGCGACAACGTCGGCGCGAGGCTGCAAGCCGATCAGGCCGAAGCCGACACGCGCGTCGCTCGGGCCAACGCCGAAGGCCGCCGCGCGATGGCCGTAGCCGAAGAGCAAGAGAACATCGCCGAGATCGAGCAGAGCCGCGCGAAAGTGACCGAAGCCGAAGCACAAGTGCCGAAGGCGATCGCCGACGCGATCCGCTCCGGCAAGCTCAGCATCATGGACTACTACAAGCTGCGCAACGTGCAAGCCGATACCGACATGCGCAGCAGCATCGCCGCGGCGGGCAATCCGCGCAACATGCAGAGGGCTCCGTCATGA
- a CDS encoding NAD(P)-dependent oxidoreductase, with the protein MSVVEIVPGKTRLGWIGTGVMGKSMAGHLMSKGFSLTVYNRSQDKAQPLIEKGAKWAATPKQVAEQSDVVFSIVGFPSDVRSVLLGSDGALAGIKAGGILVDMTTSEPSLAIEIAEAAKAKGVHSVDAPVSGGDIGAREARLSIMIGGDKAVVEALQPCWEAMGKTIVHQGPAGAGQHTKMVNQTLIAANMVALSEGLLYAYKAGLDLNTVLQSVSTGAAGSWSLLNYGPRMIANNFDPGFAIEHFIKDMGIALAESRRMGIAMPGLALANQLYISLQAQGHGRDGVQAMQLALCKLANVDWKNRK; encoded by the coding sequence ATGAGCGTCGTCGAAATCGTTCCCGGAAAAACGCGCCTCGGTTGGATCGGCACCGGAGTGATGGGCAAGAGCATGGCCGGCCACCTGATGAGCAAAGGCTTTTCGCTGACGGTCTACAATCGCTCGCAAGACAAAGCGCAGCCGCTGATCGAAAAAGGTGCGAAGTGGGCCGCGACCCCGAAGCAAGTCGCCGAGCAAAGCGACGTCGTCTTCTCGATCGTCGGCTTTCCTTCCGACGTGCGCTCGGTGCTGCTCGGTAGCGACGGCGCGCTCGCCGGCATCAAGGCCGGCGGCATTCTTGTGGACATGACGACCAGCGAACCTTCGCTCGCGATCGAAATCGCCGAGGCGGCGAAGGCCAAGGGAGTTCACTCGGTCGATGCTCCCGTTTCCGGCGGCGATATCGGTGCCCGCGAGGCTCGGTTGTCGATTATGATCGGCGGCGACAAGGCCGTGGTCGAGGCTTTGCAACCCTGTTGGGAAGCGATGGGCAAGACGATCGTGCATCAAGGCCCCGCCGGCGCCGGCCAGCATACGAAGATGGTCAACCAAACGCTCATCGCGGCGAACATGGTCGCGCTCAGCGAAGGCTTGCTCTATGCGTATAAGGCCGGGCTCGACCTCAACACCGTGCTGCAATCGGTGTCGACCGGTGCGGCCGGTAGCTGGTCGCTCCTGAATTACGGACCTCGGATGATCGCCAACAATTTCGATCCCGGCTTCGCGATCGAGCACTTCATCAAAGACATGGGGATCGCGCTGGCCGAGTCGCGCCGGATGGGAATTGCGATGCCGGGCCTCGCGCTCGCCAACCAACTTTACATCTCGCTGCAAGCCCAAGGCCACGGCCGCGACGGCGTGCAAGCGATGCAACTCGCGCTCTGCAAGCTGGCGAACGTCGATTGGAAGAACCGGAAGTAA